The nucleotide sequence TGCCTGATAAAAGGCTTGAATCTCTGCCTTGTCTTCCTCTTCATTTGCACAAGTCGAGCCATCCTCTCTTCTCAGGCCAACTATCTGGTTAGTGCGCTTTCTCTGTCTTGCTTGTGCTTGAAAATAAGCCGTGTTCCGATCGCCATCACGTAACCACGGAACACGGGATCGCTGCCTCAACCAGACTTCTTCGAGACGCATGGCTTCTCTGAGTTTCATCATTACGTTTCTCTCCTCGTCTGATGGACCTCGCCCCACTGACCGTTGGCGCAACTTATCAAGCCGTCTCTGAAGATTACGGACTGATCTTGTTAAACTGCCAAACTCTCGGGCTCCCCAGGGTTCAAGCTGACGCTGTAACGCTCCCCACGAATCCATGATGCCCTGCAGCCCAGGATCGCGGTTTTGTTCTCGCCAGGTTTGTACAATTAAGGACTCGTAATCCTGGTGTGACTGCCACACGTTCTCATAACGGAACTGCTTTGCTCCGATCGGCCTCTGTGTAAATGCGTGATTTCTGAACTCCACAAGGACAAAGCAATGATCAGACTCCACCGCACACACATGCCGAACCCGTATATGTTCATACTTCTGCCTAAACTCTTCATTGGCAAAAGCCCTATCAATCCTTGCTTTCACGTTTGCATCCCCAGGTTGGCGGTTGTCCCATGAGTATGCAACACCTGTCCACCCAAGATCCTGGAGAGCACATTCGCTAGTAGCTTCCCGAAACTCTCTCATTTGCCTCTCAGGGCGAGCTGATCGGCTAAAATGCTCGTCTTGATATAGAGTTTCGTTAAAGTCACCAATACACATCCATGCAGCATGAGGGATGGCATGAAGTGTTCTTAGGAACCGCCAGCTGTGATGACGATCTGCTGCTCTCGACGCTCCGTAAAAACCCGTCAGCCTCCATGCATTTGAGCCCGGTGAACCATCCCGGACCAAAACATCAATGTGGCATTTACTGTACGACTTGAGTTCCACATCCACTTCTTTCGACCAGAACAGCCCTACACCCCCGCTTAGGGCGTCACTGTCTACTGCAAAACTGCCTGCAAACCCTAGGGTATGCCGCAAATCCTCCACTCGTCTACCTCTGATTTTTGTCTCCATAACAAAAACCAACTCGGGCCCTtcttgcttcaccactttgcgaagctctcgaactgcctcggggttcccaagcccccggcagttccagctcAAACAACTCATTGCGACGGGCAGGGCTGACTAGCAGCTCCCGCCGAGTTCTCTGAAGTTGTTGGTGTGTCTCTCTTCTTTTTTGGCGCACGTACCTCTTCTGCGTCCCCAATATTATCCTCTCCACTTGCTTGTGCAGGGTCATGCTGGATTAAGGCGTTGTTTTGAGTGTCCACATGCTCTACTGCTGTCAGCAAGGGCATAACAACTTTCCTGTACACCTGATTCGGAGGTCCACCTTTCCTCTTGTTCCTGCCATTAGTATTCCTCTTCTTAGGCGAGGTGACCTCTGGATTGCCATCTCGCGTGGAGCCAGATTCAGGTACTTCTTTTCCTCCTCCTGGTTTTGTATTAGTCTGACTCGCCCCTGAATTCTCGTTTGAAGGAGTTTTCTTTTTGTCTTCCGGTGCACGGAGACTCGTCTTGAAGGGAAGATCAGCGTTTTCATCTCTTGTCCCCGGCGTCGGACAAAGGAGATCCGAGTGGCCTAGATGGCCACACGAAAAACAAAAATTCGGGATGTTTTCATATTGTATGTCATACCAATCACGGCTGCCTCTAGCCGCCGAGTCTATGAGGATCCACCTCTGCAGAGGCTTACTGACATCAATTGTGACTCGTGTCCTCAGGAAACCCCCCATTGGGTCAAATTGCAGTGATTGAGCATTCTTATCAATTTGTTTTGCCACTGCCAACCCTCGCTTCTCGTTCCTGAGATTGAAGGGCAAGTTGGGAACCCTAGCCCACATCTGCAGTTTATCGAATTGAAGTTCAGATGGCTTCATGCAGTCGGAGAACTCCGATAGGATGACCGCGTGTTTACTGATATGCCATGGACTGCCATCCCACACGCGATCGCGATCACGCTTAGCAGCGAATTCCGCCACAAAAATATTTTCCCCCGCCGGCATGAAGATCAAGCCTTCAGGGTTCCCCCATGCAGGACGAAGAGCATTGCAGATCGTTTGGATATGGAACGTATGGCGATGTAGAACTTTCCCCGCCAGCGACCACTTCGTCGGCTCATCATCATCAACGTCATCGATCACCAGCGGCGTGGCCTCCTCTTCCGTCAGATCCAGCTTGCCCATCGCCTCCTCCAGCCGTGCCCTTGCCGTCCTTGGTGAGAGGGTGCCTGCCTTCTCCTTGCCAGCGCCGGACGAGGCCATCTCAGCGCTGTCCGCGACGCGCCCCGTCGATCGAGATCGGACGTGCACCGCTTTTTCCCTCGAAACCCTAATCGCCTGTCAGGAGGTTCCTAGGTTTTCCGTATATTTGATATTCTcttcttctataaagctatggtacgcaaTTTGCGTACTCTCGGAAAAAAAATATACAGACATAATTTAATTCCCCTAGAAAAAGAACATAATTTGATTTTACCTGTTAAGAAAGAAAATATACTCTTACCAATTACTCGTACTATTCAGTATGTGATAATATACGAACATAATTTAATTCTCCTAGAAAAAAACATGATTTGTTACCTGTAAAGAAAGAAAATAACTAAAAGTGCAACAGTAATCTCCCACTCGTCTTGCCATAGTTCACGACCTACTCACTGTAAAAAAAATGCTACTCGCCCATGTCGTCTCCCACTCGTCTTGCTCCCACTTCACACCAAGGCCATGCCTCGCCTCTCCTCCACCACGCCCATGTCGCCACTCCGCCTCCGCGCCCGCCACTCCTCCTCCACCTCTCATCCCTCACGCATCTGGGATCCCCACACCGCCTTCGCCACCGCCACGGAGCGTGCGCGTTCAGGCAACCTCACCCCGGAGGACGCACACCACCTGTTCGACGAATTGCTGCGGCAGGCCAATCCTGTCCAGGAGCGCCCCCTCAACAACCTTCTTGCCGCCCTCGCCCGTGCTCCGGCGTCCGCGGCGTGCAGCGATGGCCCTGCACTCGCAGTCAACCTCTTCAGCCGCATATCCCAAGGCGCCCGCCGACGTGTGGCGCACCCAACGGCCTGCACCTACGGCATCCTCATGGACTGCTGCTGCCGCGCAAACCGCCAGGATCTGGCGCTCGCCTTCTTCGCCCGTCTCCTCAGGACGGGACTCAAGGCAGGCGTCATAGAAGTCAACACTCTTCTCAAGGGACTCTGCCGCGCAAAGCGGGCTGATGAGGCTCTGGACATTCTGCTTCACAGGATGCCTGAGCTAGGCTGCACCCCCAACGTGGTGGCATATAACACGGTCATCCATGGCTTCTTTAGGGAAGGCCAAGTAGGCAAGGCGTGCAATCTATTCCATGAAATGAGGCAGCAGGGCGTTACACCTGATGTTGTGACATATAACTCGGTTATTGATGCGTTGTGCAAGGCCAAAGCAATGGACAAGGCAGAGTATTTCCTTGGTCAGATGGTTGATGATGGTGTCGTATCTGATAATGTGACATATAATAGCCTCATCCATGGATATTCCTCTTCAGGCCACTGGAAGGAGGCTGTTAGGGTATTCAAAGAGATGACAAGTCGGAGGGTTACACCAGATTTGCATACTTACAACATGTTTATGACCTTTCTTTGCAACCATGGAAGAAGCAAAGAAGCTGCAGGAATTTTTGATTCCATGGCTATGAAGGGCCTGAAACCTGACAACGTTTCATATGCTATTCGCCTTCATGGGTATGCCACCGAAGGATGCTTAGTTGATATGATTAATCTCTTCAATTCAATGGAAAGAGACTGCATTCTTcctgactgtcgtatcttcagcatACTGATTTATGCATATGCTAAATCTGGGAAGCTTGATAAGGCTATGCTTATCTTCAATGAAATGCAGAAACAAGGAGTGAGTCCAAATGCAGTCACATATTCAACCGTAATAGATGCATTTTGCAAAAAGGGTCAGTTGGACGATGCTATGATAAAGTTTAATCAGATGATTGATACAGGAGTACGACAGGGCACAGCTGTTTATCGTTCCCTAATCCAGGGATTTTGTACACACGGCGATTTGGTGAAAGCAAAGGAATTGCTTActgaaatgatgaacaaaggtaTACCTCCTCCTGATATTAAGTTCTTCCATTCAATCATGCAGAACCTATGCACAGAAGGAAGGGTAATAGAAGCACGGGATATCCTTGGCTTGATAGCACACATAGGTATGAGGCCTAATGTTTGCACATTTAATATACTGATTGGTGGATACTGCCTAGTCCGCAAGATGGCAGATGCATCGAAAGTATTTGATGATATGGTGTCATATGGTTTAGAACCTTGTAACTTTACGTATGGTATACTTATTAATGGCTATTGCAAAAATAGAAGGATTGATGACGGGCTTATTCTGTTCAAAGAGATGCTGCACAAGGGACTTAAACCTACAACTGTTAATTATAACGTCATACTGGATGGATTATTTCTGGCTGGACA is from Triticum aestivum cultivar Chinese Spring chromosome 1B, IWGSC CS RefSeq v2.1, whole genome shotgun sequence and encodes:
- the LOC123104370 gene encoding protein Rf1, mitochondrial, translating into MPRLSSTTPMSPLRLRARHSSSTSHPSRIWDPHTAFATATERARSGNLTPEDAHHLFDELLRQANPVQERPLNNLLAALARAPASAACSDGPALAVNLFSRISQGARRRVAHPTACTYGILMDCCCRANRQDLALAFFARLLRTGLKAGVIEVNTLLKGLCRAKRADEALDILLHRMPELGCTPNVVAYNTVIHGFFREGQVGKACNLFHEMRQQGVTPDVVTYNSVIDALCKAKAMDKAEYFLGQMVDDGVVSDNVTYNSLIHGYSSSGHWKEAVRVFKEMTSRRVTPDLHTYNMFMTFLCNHGRSKEAAGIFDSMAMKGLKPDNVSYAIRLHGYATEGCLVDMINLFNSMERDCILPDCRIFSILIYAYAKSGKLDKAMLIFNEMQKQGVSPNAVTYSTVIDAFCKKGQLDDAMIKFNQMIDTGVRQGTAVYRSLIQGFCTHGDLVKAKELLTEMMNKGIPPPDIKFFHSIMQNLCTEGRVIEARDILGLIAHIGMRPNVCTFNILIGGYCLVRKMADASKVFDDMVSYGLEPCNFTYGILINGYCKNRRIDDGLILFKEMLHKGLKPTTVNYNVILDGLFLAGQTVAAKEKFDEMVESGGQEKPRG